A single genomic interval of Coregonus clupeaformis isolate EN_2021a chromosome 36, ASM2061545v1, whole genome shotgun sequence harbors:
- the LOC121552413 gene encoding gamma-aminobutyric acid receptor subunit rho-2-like translates to MPYIKFLFLIFSLILIGECRKHKSRKRRWSGAVESHKHGAPLTGKKIVDNTKSHKVKTDHLLRVDDHDFTMRPAFAGPAVPVGVDVQVESLDSISEVDMDFTMTLYLRHYWKDERLSFPSTTNKSMTFDGRLVKKIWVPDVFFVHSKRSFIHDTTTENIMLRVFPDGHVLYSLRVTVTAACNMDFSRFPLDSQTCTLELESYAYTDEDLMLYWKSGDESLSTDDRISLSQFLIQKFHTTSRLAFYSSTGWYNRLYINFTLRRHIFFFLLQTYFPATLMVMLSWVSFWIDRRAVPARVSLGITTVLTMSTIITGVNASMPRVSYIKAVDIYLWVSFVFVFLSVLEYAAVNYLTTVRDGKDRKLREKAREQSLGLAREQSLPCTCGMSHTGTVMVDGDGTYSEADTNSLAGYTRADAPEDPPEKQEHMVVHLSLDNESTGTKKKARFRSFSIMQNTHAIDTYSRMIFPGSYIIFNLIYWSAYC, encoded by the exons ATGCCTTATATTAAGttcctgtttttaatttttagCTTGATACTTATCGGGGAATGCCGAAAGCACAAAAGTAGGAAAAGGAGGTGGTCCGGGGCGGTGGAATCTCACAAGCATGGCGC TCCCCTGACTGGAAAAAAGATTGTTGATAACACCAAATCTCACAAGGTGAAGACAGACCACCTGCTGCGAGTTGATGACCATGATTTTACCATGAGACCAGCCTTTGCAG GCCCTGCTGTCCCTGTGGGAGTGGATGTTCAGGTGGAGAGTTTGGACAGTATATCAGAAGTAGACATG GACTTCACTATGACCCTGTATCTGAGGCACTACTGGAAAGACGAGAGGCTGTCCTTTCCCAGCACAACCAATAAGAGCATGACGTTCGACGGGCGCCTGGTCAAGAAGATCTGGGTGCCTGATGTGTTCTTCGTCCACTCCAAGAGGTCGTTCATCCACGACACCACCACAGAGAACATCATGCTCAGGGTGTTCCCAGATGGACACGTGCTCTACAGCCTTAG GGTGACGGTTACTGCTGCCTGTAACATGGACTTCAGTCGTTTCCCTCTGGATTCACAGACCTGCACGTTAGAGCTAGAGAGCT ATGCTTACACGGATGAGGACCTCATGCTGTACTGGAAGAGTGGGGATGAGTCCCTGAGCACGGACGACAGGATCTCTCTGTCTCAGTTCCTCATCCAGAAGTTTCACACTACCTCTAGACTGGCTTTTTACAGCAGCACAG GCTGGTACAACCGCCTGTACATCAACTTCACCCTGCGACGCCACATCTTCTTCTTCCTGCTCCAGACCTACTTCCCTGCCACTCTGATGGTCATGTTGTCCTGGGTGTCCTTCTGGATCGACCGCCGGGCCGTACCGGCCAGGGTCTCACTAG GTATCACCACGGTGCTCACCATGTCCACCATCATCACTGGAGTCAACGCCTCCATGCCCAGGGTTTCCTACATCAAAGCTGTGGACATTTACCTCTGGGTCAGTTTTGTGTTTGTGTTCCTATCGGTGTTGGAATATGCCGCCGTCAACTACCTGACGACGGTGAGAGACGGGAAAGATCGGAAGCTCAGGGAAAAGGCCAGAGAGCAG TCCCTGGGCCTGGCGAGAGAGCAG TCGCTCCCTTGCACTTGTGGCATGTCCCACACCGGGACCGTGATGGTGGATGGCGATGGGACCTACAGCGAGGCCGACACCAACAGTCTGGCCGGATACACCAGGGCTGACGCTCCCGAGGACCCCCCGGAGAAGCAAGAGCACATGGTGGTGCACCTATCCCTGGACAATGAGTCCACAGGAACCAAGAAGAAAGCACGCTTCCGCAGCTTCAGCATCATGCAGAACACCCACGCCATAGACACCTACTCCCGCATGATCTTTCCTGGATCCTACATTATCTTTAACCTCATATACTGGTCTGCGTACTGCTGA